The following coding sequences are from one Desulfosoma caldarium window:
- a CDS encoding transglycosylase domain-containing protein yields the protein MHDARVSRQHMSAHVALGIMAAEDRRFLKHRGFDIESIERAWEDHQKGRPLPGASTISEQTAKNLFLWPGRSGVRKFFEAVLTVGIETLWPKKRILEIYVNTAQMDLASLTLALRPASHFQTTPQIDQKTVASHAAMPPYLKRISAA from the coding sequence ATCCATGACGCGCGGGTTTCGCGGCAGCATATGAGCGCTCACGTGGCTCTTGGGATCATGGCGGCGGAAGATCGACGATTTCTTAAGCACCGGGGCTTTGATATTGAATCCATCGAGAGGGCTTGGGAAGACCATCAAAAGGGCAGGCCTTTGCCTGGTGCCAGCACGATCTCGGAACAAACCGCCAAGAACCTTTTTCTCTGGCCGGGGCGAAGTGGGGTGCGAAAATTCTTTGAGGCCGTTTTGACCGTCGGCATCGAAACGCTCTGGCCGAAAAAAAGGATTTTGGAGATCTATGTCAATACGGCGCAGATGGACCTTGCCTCTTTAACGTTGGCGCTTCGGCCCGCGTCTCATTTTCAAACAACCCCTCAGATCGATCAGAAAACTGTCGCCTCGCACGCGGCCATGCCCCCCTACCTCAAAAG